The genomic DNA ATTCATAACTGGGAAGATGTTGCTATTCGCGTAGAAAAAGCACGTTGGGGTCGTTTCAATGTGATAAAAGGAAAAATTAAGATAGAATTGCCTAAAACTACAGATATAGAGAAGCTTTCTAAGGAAGAGGCTGTAAAGATGATTGACAAGAAAACCCCAAAGAAAAAGGTGGCAAAAAAGAAGCCTGCTGCAAAAAAGAAAACAACTACAAAAAAAACAGTGGAAAAGAAATAATTAGTTAGTATCTTGCATGCTTTATTGAAAAAAAATTGATGAACCAAGATTTTTTAATCCCTATAAAAGATTCGGTTGTTGCCTACTTGGCATTACAGTCTGCGTCTTGCTTGGGCCATAGTATTCAAATACATTCTACAGAAGAAGGTTTTCCTGATCTAGAAAATGTTCAAATCGCTATTTTCGGAGTGCAAGAAGATAGGAACTCGCAAGACAATTTTGGTTGCGGAGAAGATTTGTACCTTATACGAAGAAAATTTTACCAGTTGTTTCCTGGTAATTGGCACACAAATATTGCCGATTTAGGGGATATTGAAAAAGGTAATCAAGTTTCAGATACTTATTTTGCAGTTAGAGAAATAATAACCTCATTGCTGAAGAAAAATATTATTCCAGTAATTATTGGTGGAGGACAGGATATTACCTACGTTAATTATCGGGCTTATGATGCTTTAGAGCAGTCTGTAAATATTACTGCAGTAGATAGTCGATTCGATTTAGGTAGTTTAGAAGAGGATTTAACATCACAATCTTACCTTAGTAAAATAATTATGCAAGAACCAAATAACTTGTTTAATTATTGTAACGTAGGCTATCAAACCTATTTTAATTCGCAAGAAGAAATAAGTTTATTAGATAATTTATTCTTTGATGCACATCGATTAGGTAAAGCAAAAGAATTAGAAAATATAGAACCTGCGTTTAGAAATGCAGATATTGTTTCTATAGATATTGGTGCTGTTAGGCAAAGTGAGGCACCAGCAAATAATAATGCTTCACCAAATGGTTTTTATGGTGAAGAAATTTGTGCAATCGCAAGATATGCAGGTATTAGTGATAAAGTTTCTTCTTTTGGTATTTATGAGTACAATTCGAAACACGACAATAACCATCAAACAGCACATTTAATTGCGCAAATAATTTGGTACTTTATTGAAGGTGTTAATTTTAGGGTAAAGGATTATCCATTTTCTGGTAAAGAAAATTATCAAAGATTTACGGTCTTGTTAGAAGATGATGAACCGCTAACATTTTACAAAAGCAATAAGTCTGGAAGATGGTGGATAGAAATAAACATTTTATCAAATAATAAATACAAAAGACATGCGTTAATACCATGTACATATAAAGATTACACAGACGCAACACAGCAAATTATACCAGAGAAATGGTATAAGGCAATGAAAAAAATGGTGTAATTGTTGAGAAATGAAAAATCAGTACGTTAAATGCAATTTCAGTATTGCTTTTTAGCAAAAAAAATAATAGGTTTACGAACTTTAAAGATAAGATATAATCAGCATATGAAGAAAGCAGCAATATTTGCACTTTTAATAACGGTATTTTACAGTTGTGGCTCTAATGATAGAGGAGAACTGGTAGGTGTTAAGGTTAAAAAGAAGTGGTTTTCAGAAAAACCTTATGGAATGGCTTTAATACCAGGAGGTTCTTTTACCATGGGTAAGCAAGATCAAGACATTATTGGTACTATGAATGCACCAACAAAAACAGTTACTGTTAGACCTTATTACATGGATGAAACAGAAGTAACTAACAATGAGTACAAAGAATTTGTACATTGGGTTAGAGATTCTGTTGTAAGAACAAGGTTGGGGTATCAAGCAGAATTTG from Polaribacter sp. ALD11 includes the following:
- a CDS encoding formimidoylglutamase, coding for MNQDFLIPIKDSVVAYLALQSASCLGHSIQIHSTEEGFPDLENVQIAIFGVQEDRNSQDNFGCGEDLYLIRRKFYQLFPGNWHTNIADLGDIEKGNQVSDTYFAVREIITSLLKKNIIPVIIGGGQDITYVNYRAYDALEQSVNITAVDSRFDLGSLEEDLTSQSYLSKIIMQEPNNLFNYCNVGYQTYFNSQEEISLLDNLFFDAHRLGKAKELENIEPAFRNADIVSIDIGAVRQSEAPANNNASPNGFYGEEICAIARYAGISDKVSSFGIYEYNSKHDNNHQTAHLIAQIIWYFIEGVNFRVKDYPFSGKENYQRFTVLLEDDEPLTFYKSNKSGRWWIEINILSNNKYKRHALIPCTYKDYTDATQQIIPEKWYKAMKKMV